A part of Gammaproteobacteria bacterium genomic DNA contains:
- a CDS encoding FAD:protein FMN transferase: protein MRESSGRSGAEGVSRRTALRIGGAAGLLLAMGGGLTAAILRRAGLHSASDTRTRMGTLVHVTVVHPDASRASELAGAAFDEIDRLEAVFSRYRPDTPVSRLNRDGVLDDPPAELVAVVRRALHFAELTGGAFDPTVSPLIELYRSSFAETDAPPAENAVEEAMSRVGHQHVAADEGRIAFARPGMALALDGIAKGYILDRVVEQVTAAGAAGVLADGGGDISAGEGEVAGAGWPVGVEHPREPGTMLGTIEVRHQGIATSGDYMRAYTADLRHHHIVDPRTGSSPDHASAATVVARSAMDADALATAAMVLGPAKGIELLERVDGAEGLIVTKDLDLVRSAGLAA, encoded by the coding sequence GTGCGTGAGAGCAGTGGCCGTTCCGGGGCCGAGGGCGTCTCCCGGCGCACGGCCCTCCGGATCGGCGGGGCGGCGGGCCTGCTGCTGGCGATGGGCGGCGGACTCACAGCCGCGATCCTGCGCAGGGCCGGGCTGCACAGCGCGAGCGATACCCGCACCCGCATGGGCACGCTGGTCCACGTCACCGTAGTGCACCCGGATGCATCGCGGGCGAGCGAGCTGGCCGGCGCCGCCTTCGACGAGATCGATCGGCTGGAGGCGGTCTTCAGCCGCTACCGGCCCGACACGCCGGTGTCCCGGCTCAACCGGGACGGGGTTCTCGACGACCCGCCGGCCGAGCTGGTGGCGGTGGTGCGCCGCGCCCTTCACTTCGCCGAGCTGACCGGGGGCGCCTTCGACCCCACCGTGTCTCCGCTGATCGAACTCTACCGGAGCAGCTTTGCGGAGACCGACGCGCCGCCCGCGGAAAATGCGGTAGAGGAGGCCATGTCGCGGGTCGGGCACCAGCACGTCGCGGCGGATGAGGGGCGCATCGCGTTCGCGCGCCCGGGCATGGCGCTCGCGCTCGACGGCATCGCCAAGGGGTACATCCTCGACCGGGTGGTCGAGCAGGTAACGGCCGCCGGCGCGGCCGGCGTGCTGGCCGACGGGGGCGGGGACATCTCGGCCGGGGAGGGGGAGGTGGCGGGTGCGGGATGGCCGGTGGGGGTGGAGCACCCGCGCGAGCCGGGGACGATGCTGGGGACGATCGAGGTGCGCCACCAGGGCATCGCCACCTCGGGCGACTATATGCGGGCGTACACCGCCGACCTCCGCCATCACCATATCGTCGACCCGCGCACGGGCTCCTCGCCCGACCATGCGAGTGCGGCCACGGTGGTGGCCCGCTCCGCCATGGACGCCGACGCGCTCGCCACCGCGGCCATGGTCCTGGGCCCTGCCAAGGGCATCGAGCTGCTGGAGCGCGTCGACGGCGCCGAAGGCCTGATCGTCACCAAGGACCTGGACCTGGTGCGCAGCGCCGGCCTCGCCGCCTGA
- a CDS encoding LutB/LldF family L-lactate oxidation iron-sulfur protein yields MQIHSREYPKRAREGGDVRASVTGATLSFDARRRAAFAGVAAEEWRVWAEGVKTHLLTHLDRYLEEAEKRLEANGAEVHWAGSQEDVHRILSDIFERRGARRAVKGKSMLSEELEVNELLEKRGVDVLETDLGEYILQLLEQPPSHIVGPAIHLSLDEIRRLYHETHGTELDATPDELAGVSRLILREAFLAADVGITGGNFLVAETGTVALIENEGNIRLTTSAPPVHVALVGIEKLLPRWSDLAVFLQLTARAATGQPVGNYVSMIHGPRTAEDLDGPEEVHVVLVDNGRTDVLADPEAWEALRCVRCGACLNACPVYRQTGGHAYGAVYSGPIGSVLNPGLAGLHAAMPLPFASSLCGACEEACPVRIPIPELLLSWRRRAVEAGMDSRAKAGLLKAWTAVATRPGLYRAAGGMLHALPEPVRRVPLPVVSGWREVRKDPEPSRASFRELWREGIE; encoded by the coding sequence GTGCAGATTCATAGCCGAGAGTACCCGAAGCGGGCGCGCGAAGGCGGGGATGTGCGCGCCTCGGTGACCGGGGCGACGCTGTCGTTCGACGCGCGCCGCCGGGCCGCGTTCGCGGGGGTGGCCGCGGAGGAATGGCGGGTCTGGGCCGAAGGGGTGAAGACGCACCTGCTGACCCACCTGGACCGGTACCTGGAGGAAGCCGAGAAGCGGCTCGAAGCCAACGGCGCCGAAGTCCACTGGGCCGGGTCGCAGGAGGACGTGCACCGCATCCTCTCCGACATCTTCGAGCGCCGGGGCGCGCGGCGGGCGGTCAAGGGCAAGAGCATGCTCTCCGAGGAGCTCGAGGTGAACGAGCTGCTGGAGAAGCGGGGCGTCGACGTGCTCGAGACCGACTTGGGGGAGTACATCCTGCAGCTGCTCGAACAGCCGCCCAGCCACATTGTCGGCCCCGCCATCCACCTGAGCCTGGACGAGATCCGCCGGCTGTACCACGAGACTCACGGGACGGAGCTGGATGCGACGCCCGACGAGCTGGCGGGGGTCTCGCGGCTGATCCTGCGCGAGGCCTTTCTCGCGGCCGACGTGGGCATCACCGGGGGGAACTTCCTGGTGGCGGAGACCGGCACCGTGGCGCTCATCGAGAACGAGGGCAACATCCGGCTCACCACCTCGGCGCCGCCGGTGCATGTGGCGCTGGTGGGCATCGAGAAGCTGCTGCCGCGCTGGAGCGACCTGGCGGTGTTTCTGCAGCTCACGGCGCGGGCGGCGACCGGACAGCCGGTGGGGAACTACGTCTCCATGATCCACGGTCCCAGGACCGCGGAGGACCTCGACGGCCCGGAGGAGGTGCACGTCGTGCTGGTAGACAACGGCCGCACCGACGTGCTCGCCGACCCGGAGGCGTGGGAGGCGCTCCGCTGCGTGCGTTGCGGCGCCTGCCTCAACGCCTGCCCCGTGTACCGCCAGACGGGCGGGCACGCCTACGGGGCCGTCTACTCGGGCCCCATAGGATCGGTGCTGAACCCCGGGCTGGCCGGGCTGCACGCGGCCATGCCGCTCCCCTTCGCGTCCAGCCTGTGCGGCGCCTGCGAGGAGGCCTGCCCGGTGCGCATCCCCATCCCCGAGCTGCTCCTGAGCTGGCGCCGGCGGGCGGTGGAGGCGGGGATGGACTCCCGCGCCAAGGCGGGCCTGCTGAAGGCGTGGACGGCGGTCGCCACCCGGCCAGGACTGTACCGGGCCGCCGGGGGCATGCTGCACGCGCTCCCCGAACCGGTGCGCCGCGTACCCCTGCCGGTGGTGAGCGGCTGGCGCGAGGTGCGCAAGGATCCGGAGCCGTCGCGGGCCTCGTTCCGCGAGCTCTGGCGGGAGGGTATCGAGTGA
- a CDS encoding Ppx/GppA phosphatase family protein, with protein sequence MTNQNGSDAQVEFPIRLACVDTGSNGIRFMAVEFTSPARYATLHSERVPIRLGHQVFLTGRLAPETMDATVEAFQRFRGYLKQFDIEHYRAVATSAVREARNGPLLVERIARETGIRLKAITGSEEARLVHLAVAARIGLEGGRWLLVDLGGGSVELSLVDDSGMLWSETHSMGSVRLLERLAEPGSEPGAFQRLLSEYVAVMNIPAPAQYWQPTGFIGCGGNIEALAALAAPGKTKDGVSRLPVSGLDSAIGLLARLSYSERIEQLGLRHDRADVILPAAVVFRRLAELTGTREILVPHIGVKEGVTLDLMADLNSRATNDSRQEKQLTQAAVSFGRRYMFDEAHGRHVARLAVSVFDQLESLHGQGSHARHLLKVAAILHDIGVFVAMKKHHKHTLYILGNSEIPGLSPRELAIVGNVARYHRKSHPRSHHRAYASLAPADRVLVDHLGAILRLVDGLDRQRRQLIRSVTATLDGRSLRLSADCAGDVLLERWTVDQKKGLFEETFGLQVVIDF encoded by the coding sequence ATGACCAATCAGAACGGTTCCGACGCCCAGGTTGAATTCCCGATCCGACTTGCCTGCGTCGACACGGGGTCGAACGGAATCCGGTTCATGGCCGTGGAGTTCACGTCACCGGCCAGGTACGCCACGCTTCATTCGGAGCGGGTGCCGATTCGGCTGGGGCACCAGGTCTTCCTCACCGGCCGGCTGGCTCCCGAGACCATGGACGCCACGGTCGAGGCCTTCCAGCGCTTCCGGGGATACCTGAAGCAATTCGACATCGAACACTACAGGGCGGTCGCGACCAGCGCAGTGCGCGAAGCGCGCAACGGGCCTCTCCTCGTCGAGAGGATCGCACGCGAGACCGGGATCAGGCTGAAGGCCATCACCGGATCCGAGGAGGCGAGGCTGGTGCACCTGGCGGTCGCGGCGCGCATCGGCCTGGAGGGCGGCCGCTGGCTGCTCGTGGACCTCGGCGGCGGCAGCGTCGAGCTCTCGCTGGTGGACGACTCGGGCATGCTCTGGAGCGAAACCCATTCGATGGGTTCGGTCCGTCTGCTGGAACGGCTGGCCGAGCCCGGCAGCGAGCCCGGGGCGTTTCAGCGACTGCTCTCCGAGTATGTGGCGGTCATGAACATTCCGGCGCCCGCGCAATACTGGCAGCCGACCGGGTTCATCGGTTGTGGAGGAAACATAGAGGCCCTGGCCGCGCTGGCCGCCCCCGGCAAGACGAAGGACGGTGTCAGCAGACTGCCCGTGTCGGGCCTGGATTCCGCTATCGGGCTCCTCGCGCGCCTGTCGTATTCGGAGCGAATCGAACAACTGGGGCTGAGGCACGACCGCGCGGACGTCATATTGCCCGCCGCCGTGGTCTTCAGGCGACTGGCGGAGCTTACCGGCACGCGGGAGATCCTGGTTCCGCACATCGGGGTGAAGGAGGGCGTGACGCTCGACCTCATGGCCGACCTCAATTCCAGGGCCACCAACGACAGCCGGCAGGAGAAGCAACTTACGCAGGCCGCGGTGTCGTTCGGGCGCCGCTACATGTTCGACGAGGCCCATGGCCGTCATGTCGCAAGGCTGGCGGTCAGCGTATTCGACCAGCTCGAGTCCCTGCACGGACAGGGGTCCCATGCACGGCATCTCCTGAAAGTTGCGGCAATCCTGCACGATATCGGCGTGTTCGTCGCGATGAAAAAACACCACAAGCACACGCTCTATATTCTCGGCAACTCGGAAATACCGGGCCTTTCGCCGCGCGAGCTGGCAATTGTGGGGAACGTCGCGCGCTATCATCGCAAGAGCCATCCCAGGTCGCATCACCGGGCATATGCGTCACTGGCCCCGGCGGATCGAGTGCTGGTCGACCACCTGGGCGCGATCCTGCGCCTGGTTGACGGTCTGGACCGGCAGCGCCGTCAGCTTATCCGCTCGGTCACGGCCACCCTGGACGGGCGCAGTCTCCGCTTGAGCGCCGACTGTGCCGGCGACGTGCTGCTGGAGCGCTGGACCGTGGATCAGAAGAAAGGCCTCTTCGAGGAAACCTTCGGGCTCCAGGTCGTCATTGATTTCTGA
- a CDS encoding LUD domain-containing protein yields MRERILERVRRALRDRPRAPHPGELSTAATDAPTPVEHFAECFRAAGGEVHRFADADAARRWLHGFAAHFASVSHGTGVPAILALPAPEAPPREAALGVSVARAAAAQSGSLVLSSRDGRRTQLLPPVHVVLVDAGTVAGTLGEALAACRDDGGAALALHSGPSKSADIGQVMVTGVHGPGRVIALLLDEWPGPGP; encoded by the coding sequence GTGAGGGAGCGGATTCTAGAGCGGGTGCGGCGCGCGCTCCGGGACCGGCCGCGGGCGCCTCATCCGGGCGAGCTGAGCACGGCGGCGACCGATGCCCCCACGCCGGTGGAGCACTTCGCGGAGTGCTTCCGGGCGGCGGGGGGCGAGGTGCACCGCTTCGCCGACGCGGACGCGGCGCGCCGGTGGCTGCACGGGTTCGCCGCCCATTTCGCGAGCGTCAGCCACGGGACCGGCGTTCCCGCGATCCTGGCGTTGCCGGCACCCGAGGCGCCGCCCCGGGAGGCCGCGCTGGGGGTGTCGGTTGCGCGCGCGGCGGCCGCCCAGTCCGGGTCGCTGGTGCTGAGCAGCCGGGACGGGCGGCGCACCCAACTGCTCCCGCCGGTGCACGTGGTGCTGGTGGACGCCGGCACGGTTGCCGGCACCCTCGGCGAGGCGCTGGCCGCGTGCCGCGACGACGGTGGCGCCGCGCTGGCGCTGCACTCCGGTCCCAGCAAGTCGGCCGACATCGGCCAGGTCATGGTGACCGGAGTCCACGGACCCGGCCGCGTGATCGCGCTCCTCCTCGACGAATGGCCGGGGCCCGGACCATGA
- a CDS encoding (Fe-S)-binding protein translates to MRASLFVTCLGDHFYADAAASAVRLLRKLGVEVDFPEAQTCCGQPAFNAGRDAEARRMAVHTIEVFRESEYVVLPSGSCACMLRRFYAHLFHDDDLSGQAADLAGRTFELAEFLVRVLGVTKLGRGLEGRRIAYHHGCHALRELGIREEPLELLDSAGAEVVPWEAAEECCGFGGLFSVSFPQVSAGMADRKLDTLAAEQVDFLTSADCGCLLQLSSRLRKRGQDLAVRHLADVLWEAAGADS, encoded by the coding sequence GTGCGCGCATCCCTGTTCGTCACCTGTCTGGGCGACCACTTCTACGCCGATGCCGCCGCCTCGGCCGTGCGCCTGCTGCGCAAGCTGGGCGTGGAGGTCGACTTTCCGGAGGCGCAGACCTGCTGCGGACAGCCGGCCTTCAACGCGGGCCGGGATGCCGAGGCGCGCCGCATGGCTGTGCACACCATTGAGGTCTTCCGCGAGAGCGAGTACGTGGTGCTTCCCTCGGGGAGCTGCGCCTGCATGCTCCGGCGCTTCTACGCTCATCTCTTCCACGATGACGACCTGTCGGGGCAGGCGGCCGACCTCGCCGGGCGCACCTTCGAGCTGGCGGAGTTCCTGGTGCGGGTGCTCGGGGTGACGAAGCTCGGGCGCGGCCTGGAGGGACGCCGGATCGCGTACCATCACGGGTGCCACGCCCTGCGCGAGCTGGGCATCCGGGAAGAGCCGCTTGAACTGCTGGACAGCGCCGGGGCCGAAGTGGTGCCCTGGGAGGCGGCGGAGGAGTGCTGCGGCTTCGGGGGCCTGTTCTCGGTGAGCTTCCCGCAGGTGTCCGCGGGGATGGCCGACCGCAAGCTGGACACGCTCGCCGCGGAGCAGGTCGACTTCCTGACCTCCGCCGACTGCGGCTGCCTGCTCCAGCTCTCGAGCCGCCTGCGGAAGCGCGGGCAGGACCTCGCCGTGCGCCATCTTGCCGACGTTCTCTGGGAGGCAGCCGGTGCAGATTCATAG